A stretch of Haloprofundus halophilus DNA encodes these proteins:
- the leuS gene encoding leucine--tRNA ligase → MQTQDNYDHAKIEQRWQEAWAEAGVFHTADDAEDPTYVLGMYPYPSGKLHMGHVRNYTITDAYARYRRMRGDDVLHPMGWDAFGLPAENAAKERDTNPRDWTLDCIATMRGQMESMGFGYDWQREVTTCEPEYYRWNQWLFGRFHEAGLVERRDAEVNWCPSCETVLADEQVEGEAELCWRCGTPVEQRELAQWFLKITEYADELLDDIDELDGWPASVRQMQRNWIGRQHGTRLTFEVGGHGPVEAFTTRADTVFGATFFALAPDHPISQELVAEDAAVRRFVEEEADPEGDEPNGVETGLTATNPVTGEELPVFVADFVLSDVGTGALMGVPGHDDRDHAFAEKMGVEIRPVVAPESEAGEPTAPDVSESAYTEDGVLVDSGEYSGLDSETARERITEDADAAEFTTQYRLRDWGISRQRYWGTPIPVVHCDDCGPVLVPEEELPVELPEFVNTTGNPLDAAEEWKRTTCPDCGGDAVRETDTMDTFVDSSWYFLRYVSPGLDDAPFDVERANDWMPVDQYVGGIEHAVMHLLYSRFVTKVLADTEGLEHREPFSNLLAQGMVQLEGEKMSKSKGNVVSPQRIVEEYGADTARLFMMQAAQPERDFDWSEEGVESSHRYLQRLARAVRTFVETEYDGAEDETAAYVDREIDATVATAREEFETLTFNTALREARELTSLLTQYRETDAPHGPTVERGLRTVVKLLAPVAPHVSEELWESLGGEGFVVEADWPEFDGDADELALARRLVENTRSDVRHIVDVAGIDDPERVDVVVAAPWKFRAQELARESDAPNVISELMQVDEIRSQGDAAASFGQDLQEERQSLSETLSAAQERAELERAAWLVEREFDAEVRVLGADEADDDIARKASPGRPAIHID, encoded by the coding sequence ATGCAAACGCAAGACAACTACGACCACGCGAAGATCGAGCAACGGTGGCAGGAGGCGTGGGCCGAGGCGGGCGTGTTCCACACCGCCGACGACGCCGAGGACCCGACGTACGTCCTGGGGATGTACCCCTACCCCTCGGGGAAACTCCACATGGGCCACGTTCGGAACTACACCATCACCGACGCCTACGCCCGGTACCGGCGCATGCGCGGCGACGACGTGCTCCACCCGATGGGGTGGGATGCGTTCGGATTGCCGGCCGAGAACGCCGCCAAGGAACGGGACACGAACCCCCGCGACTGGACGCTCGACTGCATCGCGACGATGCGCGGACAGATGGAGTCGATGGGGTTCGGCTACGACTGGCAGCGGGAGGTCACCACCTGCGAACCCGAGTACTATCGGTGGAACCAGTGGCTGTTCGGCCGGTTCCACGAGGCGGGGCTCGTCGAGCGGCGCGACGCCGAGGTGAACTGGTGCCCCTCCTGCGAGACGGTGCTCGCCGACGAGCAGGTCGAGGGTGAGGCCGAACTCTGCTGGCGCTGCGGCACGCCCGTCGAGCAGCGCGAACTGGCCCAGTGGTTCCTGAAGATCACCGAGTACGCCGACGAACTGCTCGACGACATCGACGAACTCGACGGCTGGCCCGCCTCCGTCCGTCAGATGCAGCGCAACTGGATCGGCCGCCAGCACGGCACCCGCCTCACGTTCGAGGTCGGAGGCCACGGCCCCGTCGAGGCGTTCACCACCCGCGCGGACACCGTCTTCGGCGCGACGTTCTTCGCGCTGGCACCCGACCACCCCATCTCGCAGGAACTGGTCGCCGAGGACGCCGCCGTCCGCCGGTTCGTCGAGGAGGAGGCCGACCCCGAGGGCGACGAACCGAACGGCGTCGAGACCGGCCTCACCGCGACGAACCCCGTGACGGGCGAGGAGCTCCCCGTCTTCGTCGCCGACTTCGTGCTGTCGGACGTCGGCACCGGCGCGCTGATGGGCGTCCCCGGCCACGACGACCGCGACCACGCGTTCGCCGAGAAGATGGGCGTCGAGATCCGTCCCGTCGTCGCCCCCGAATCCGAGGCGGGAGAGCCGACCGCGCCGGACGTGAGCGAGTCGGCCTACACCGAGGACGGCGTGCTCGTCGACTCCGGCGAGTACAGCGGCCTCGACAGCGAGACCGCCCGCGAGCGCATCACCGAGGACGCCGACGCCGCCGAGTTCACCACGCAGTACCGGCTGCGCGACTGGGGAATCTCCCGCCAGCGCTACTGGGGAACGCCGATTCCGGTCGTCCACTGCGACGACTGCGGGCCGGTGCTGGTGCCCGAGGAGGAGCTACCCGTCGAACTGCCCGAGTTCGTCAACACCACCGGCAACCCGCTGGACGCCGCCGAGGAGTGGAAGCGGACGACCTGTCCGGACTGCGGCGGCGACGCCGTCCGCGAGACGGACACGATGGACACGTTCGTCGACTCCTCGTGGTACTTCCTGCGGTACGTCTCGCCGGGGCTCGACGACGCGCCGTTCGACGTCGAGCGGGCCAACGACTGGATGCCGGTCGACCAGTACGTCGGCGGCATCGAGCACGCCGTGATGCACCTGCTGTACAGCCGGTTCGTCACGAAGGTGCTCGCCGACACCGAGGGCCTCGAACACCGCGAGCCGTTCTCGAACCTGCTGGCGCAGGGGATGGTCCAGCTGGAGGGCGAGAAGATGTCGAAGTCGAAGGGGAACGTCGTCTCGCCGCAGCGCATCGTCGAGGAGTACGGCGCGGACACGGCCCGCCTGTTCATGATGCAGGCCGCCCAGCCGGAGCGGGACTTCGACTGGAGCGAGGAGGGCGTCGAGTCGAGCCACCGCTACCTGCAGCGACTCGCGCGGGCGGTGCGGACGTTCGTCGAGACCGAGTACGACGGCGCGGAGGACGAGACGGCCGCCTACGTCGACCGGGAGATAGACGCCACCGTCGCGACGGCCCGCGAGGAGTTCGAGACGCTGACGTTCAACACGGCGCTCCGCGAGGCGCGCGAGTTGACCTCGTTGCTCACGCAGTACCGCGAGACGGACGCACCGCACGGTCCGACCGTCGAGCGCGGTCTGCGGACGGTCGTCAAACTGCTCGCACCCGTCGCCCCCCACGTCTCCGAGGAACTGTGGGAGTCGCTCGGCGGTGAGGGGTTCGTCGTCGAGGCCGACTGGCCGGAGTTCGACGGCGACGCCGACGAGTTGGCGCTGGCGCGTCGACTGGTCGAGAACACGCGGTCGGACGTCCGCCACATCGTCGATGTCGCCGGCATCGACGACCCCGAGCGCGTCGATGTCGTCGTGGCGGCCCCGTGGAAGTTCCGCGCGCAGGAACTCGCCCGCGAGTCCGACGCCCCGAACGTGATAAGCGAACTGATGCAGGTCGACGAGATTCGCTCGCAGGGCGACGCCGCGGCGTCGTTCGGGCAGGACCTCCAGGAGGAGCGCCAGTCGCTCTCGGAGACGCTCTCCGCGGCGCAGGAACGGGCCGAACTGGAACGAGCCGCGTGGCTCGTCGAACGGGAGTTCGACGCGGAAGTACGGGTCCTCGGCGCGGACGAGGCCGACGACGACATCGCGCGGAAAGCCAGTCCCGGTCGACCCGCGATCCACATCGACTGA
- the hsp14 gene encoding archaeal heat shock protein Hsp14: MMRRSNPFDEFEDLFERMSKQFEGMNRQFEENRPMWNTTGISVDVADEDDEFVVTADMPGFEKEDIDLSLSGRTLTLSGSREMARDDDTSEYIRRERRSESVSRTVRLPEEVREDETRATYSNGVLTVHLPKRAVDEGDDSHRIDID; this comes from the coding sequence ATGATGCGACGTTCCAACCCGTTCGACGAGTTCGAGGACCTGTTCGAGCGCATGAGCAAGCAGTTCGAGGGGATGAACCGACAGTTCGAGGAGAACCGCCCGATGTGGAACACCACGGGCATCTCCGTCGACGTCGCTGACGAGGACGACGAGTTCGTCGTCACTGCCGACATGCCCGGCTTCGAGAAGGAGGATATCGACCTCTCGCTGTCCGGACGGACCCTCACGCTGAGCGGTTCCCGCGAGATGGCCCGCGACGACGACACCAGCGAGTACATCCGTCGCGAGCGCCGCAGCGAGTCCGTCAGCCGCACCGTTCGCCTCCCCGAGGAAGTCCGCGAAGACGAGACCCGCGCCACCTACTCCAACGGCGTCCTCACGGTCCACCTCCCGAAGCGCGCCGTCGACGAGGGTGACGACTCCCACCGAATCGACATCGACTGA
- a CDS encoding Hsp20/alpha crystallin family protein: MPDRNNPFDEIERLFDQLSRNFESSGMSRLRDVSIDLEERDDEFVVTADLPGYETEDIDLSVRDRQLTIRAEHSDTAEERDDAYLRRERTRRSVSRTVHLPESVEEEASDASYRHGVLTVRLPKQRRSDDDEGHRIDIE, translated from the coding sequence ATGCCGGACCGAAACAACCCGTTCGACGAGATTGAACGCCTCTTCGACCAACTGAGTCGGAACTTCGAGTCGTCGGGGATGTCGAGGCTCAGAGACGTCTCCATCGACCTGGAGGAGCGCGACGACGAGTTCGTCGTCACCGCGGACCTCCCGGGCTACGAAACCGAGGACATCGACCTCTCGGTGCGCGACCGCCAGTTGACGATTCGCGCCGAACACAGCGACACCGCCGAGGAGCGCGACGACGCCTACCTCCGGCGGGAGCGGACCCGTCGAAGCGTCTCTCGAACCGTCCACCTGCCCGAGTCGGTCGAGGAGGAGGCGTCGGACGCCTCCTACCGTCACGGCGTTCTCACCGTCAGACTGCCCAAGCAACGCCGTTCCGACGACGACGAAGGGCACCGAATCGACATCGAGTGA
- the pheA gene encoding prephenate dehydratase, translating to MQAVTLGPAGTYSHRAASAVADDVEFRESVASIVDAVADGEFRRGVVPIENSIEGSVTESLDALAEREVSVVGELITPIRHALVAQGESFDVVASHSQALAQCRGYLEEHYPDVSLEAVASTARGVERAREDPRVAGIAHPDTAGSDLRVLAEDIQDRSSNATRFLVVAPLEERSEAGGKTSLVVYPNANYPGLLLELLEAFAERDINLSRIESRPSGNRLGDYLFHLDFEAGLYEQRAKEAVADVEEIAKNGWVRRLGSYDTRHVLY from the coding sequence ATGCAGGCAGTCACCCTCGGCCCCGCGGGGACGTACTCCCATCGCGCCGCAAGCGCCGTCGCCGACGACGTGGAGTTCCGCGAGTCGGTCGCGAGCATCGTCGACGCCGTCGCCGACGGCGAGTTCCGGCGCGGCGTCGTCCCCATCGAGAACAGCATCGAAGGCAGCGTCACCGAAAGTCTGGACGCGCTCGCCGAGCGCGAGGTGAGCGTCGTCGGCGAACTCATCACGCCGATTCGTCACGCGCTCGTCGCGCAAGGCGAGTCGTTCGACGTGGTCGCCAGCCACTCGCAGGCGCTCGCGCAGTGCCGCGGCTACCTCGAAGAGCACTACCCCGACGTGTCGTTGGAGGCCGTCGCCAGCACCGCCCGCGGCGTCGAACGCGCCCGCGAGGACCCCCGCGTCGCCGGCATCGCCCACCCCGACACGGCCGGGTCGGACCTTCGCGTGCTCGCCGAGGATATCCAGGACCGGTCCTCGAACGCGACTCGCTTTCTGGTCGTCGCCCCCCTCGAAGAGCGCTCGGAGGCGGGCGGGAAGACCTCGCTCGTCGTCTACCCCAACGCCAACTATCCGGGACTCCTGCTCGAACTGCTCGAGGCGTTCGCCGAGCGCGACATCAACCTCTCGCGCATCGAGTCGCGGCCGAGCGGGAACCGCTTGGGCGACTACCTGTTCCACCTCGACTTCGAGGCCGGACTGTACGAGCAACGCGCGAAGGAGGCCGTCGCCGACGTCGAGGAGATTGCGAAGAACGGCTGGGTGCGCCGCCTCGGGTCGTACGACACCCGCCACGTGCTGTACTGA
- the hisH gene encoding imidazole glycerol phosphate synthase subunit HisH has translation MSTTSPTPPEETLASVVVVDYGLGNLRSAVRGLERAGADVTVTDDPETFADADGIVLPGVGAFREGMENADPYREALEAADDRGQPIFGICLGMQMLLTTSEEAERAGEGDVEGLGFVPGTNVRFSQGQKVPHMGWNELSVERDHPLVEGVDGEYAYFVHSYYAVPEDDDAVVATTDYGVEFPAVVANEAGNVMGTQFHPEKSGETGLRILRNFVEFCADQ, from the coding sequence ATGAGTACGACATCGCCGACGCCTCCCGAGGAGACGCTGGCCTCCGTCGTGGTGGTCGACTACGGCCTCGGCAACCTCCGCAGCGCAGTTCGCGGCCTCGAACGCGCGGGCGCGGACGTCACCGTCACCGACGACCCCGAGACGTTCGCCGACGCCGACGGCATCGTCCTCCCCGGCGTGGGCGCGTTCCGCGAGGGGATGGAGAACGCCGACCCCTACCGAGAGGCGCTCGAAGCCGCAGACGACCGCGGCCAACCCATCTTCGGCATCTGCCTCGGTATGCAGATGCTGTTGACGACGAGCGAAGAGGCCGAACGCGCGGGCGAGGGCGACGTGGAGGGTCTCGGCTTCGTTCCGGGGACGAACGTCCGCTTCTCGCAAGGGCAGAAAGTGCCGCACATGGGCTGGAACGAACTCTCCGTCGAGCGCGACCACCCGCTCGTCGAGGGTGTCGACGGGGAGTACGCCTACTTCGTCCACTCGTACTACGCGGTTCCCGAGGACGACGACGCCGTCGTCGCCACGACGGACTACGGCGTCGAGTTCCCGGCCGTCGTCGCCAACGAGGCGGGCAACGTGATGGGTACGCAGTTCCACCCCGAGAAGAGCGGAGAGACGGGGCTGCGGATTCTGCGGAACTTCGTCGAGTTCTGCGCCGACCAGTAG
- the phnE gene encoding phosphonate ABC transporter, permease protein PhnE: MSTDTPSETEPRTDRDSRLEAQFDEIKRGRRVRWLLIAAGVAVVLFFFYNALYAVEMFQADLGRYFPNFLEALTDYFPFLDFSAFPFLDPSGFAEYWAFIEERNLIFDSEASLTDPSTGGPLAIFGEAGITLAMGFAGTLIGFPLALLFGILGSERVTPFPLNFVFRGVMSSIRAIPALVWALIYVPLGGIGPATAVLAIATDTIGNLGRLYTDELEEVEDGPIEAMRTTGANGPQTITFGMLSQVTTPFIAWTLYIFEINVRIAVTLGIIGGGGLGQVLAVQQGLLSFTNMMATILVILVLIISVEMFSQRVRSRLRADESPDGFLTLLLGFPRRMAESLTK, translated from the coding sequence ATGAGCACCGACACGCCCTCGGAAACGGAGCCGAGAACCGACAGAGATTCGCGCCTCGAAGCGCAGTTCGACGAGATCAAACGGGGCCGTCGCGTCAGGTGGCTGCTCATCGCCGCCGGCGTCGCCGTCGTCCTGTTCTTCTTCTACAACGCGCTGTACGCCGTCGAGATGTTCCAGGCGGACCTCGGGCGCTACTTCCCGAATTTCCTCGAAGCGCTCACCGACTACTTCCCGTTCCTCGACTTCTCGGCGTTCCCCTTCCTCGACCCGAGCGGCTTCGCCGAGTACTGGGCGTTCATCGAGGAGCGCAACCTCATCTTCGACTCCGAGGCGAGCCTCACCGACCCCTCCACGGGCGGACCGCTCGCCATCTTCGGCGAGGCCGGTATCACGCTCGCGATGGGCTTTGCGGGCACGCTCATCGGCTTCCCGCTCGCGCTGCTGTTCGGTATCCTCGGCTCCGAGCGCGTGACGCCGTTCCCGCTGAACTTCGTGTTCCGCGGCGTGATGTCGTCGATTCGCGCCATCCCGGCGCTGGTGTGGGCGCTCATCTACGTCCCCCTCGGCGGCATCGGCCCGGCGACGGCGGTGTTAGCCATCGCCACCGACACCATCGGTAACCTCGGCCGACTCTACACTGACGAACTCGAAGAGGTGGAGGACGGTCCCATCGAGGCGATGCGCACGACGGGCGCGAACGGCCCGCAGACCATCACCTTCGGGATGCTGAGTCAGGTGACGACGCCGTTCATCGCGTGGACGCTGTACATCTTCGAGATCAACGTCCGCATCGCCGTCACGCTGGGTATCATCGGCGGCGGCGGCCTCGGACAGGTGCTGGCGGTCCAGCAGGGCCTCTTGAGCTTCACGAACATGATGGCGACCATCCTCGTCATCCTCGTGCTCATCATCAGCGTCGAGATGTTCAGCCAGCGAGTCCGCTCGCGGCTCCGCGCCGACGAGAGCCCCGACGGCTTCCTCACGCTGCTGCTCGGCTTCCCGCGTCGGATGGCCGAGTCGCTGACGAAGTAG
- the phnC gene encoding phosphonate ABC transporter ATP-binding protein: MSNITVEGLTKEFGDTVALRDVSFSIPEGEFVIVLGVSGSGKSTLLRCMNGLTSPTEGEIRVDGTPVDSPRKDIAMIFQQHNIIGQISAYSNALTGSLSRTGFLKSVLQLQDTEEKYRALDALDTVGLLDESRKRARQMSGGQQQRVGIARALVQQPNILLADEPVASLDPGSSQQVMRYLRQAAKERGLTAAISLHQVNLARKFGERFIGLRDGELVFDGYRDEFSMDVIDEIYGDIDTEGMFEASDDDADGKAVTK; encoded by the coding sequence ATGAGCAATATCACTGTAGAGGGGCTCACGAAGGAGTTCGGCGACACCGTCGCCCTGAGAGACGTCAGCTTCTCTATACCGGAGGGCGAGTTCGTCATCGTGCTCGGCGTCTCGGGGTCCGGCAAGTCGACGCTCCTTCGGTGTATGAACGGGTTGACCAGTCCCACCGAGGGAGAGATTCGCGTCGACGGGACGCCGGTAGACAGCCCCCGAAAGGACATCGCGATGATCTTCCAGCAACACAACATCATCGGACAGATAAGCGCGTACTCGAACGCGCTCACCGGGTCGCTCAGTCGAACCGGCTTCCTCAAGAGCGTCCTCCAGTTACAGGACACGGAGGAGAAGTATCGCGCACTCGACGCGCTCGACACCGTCGGACTCCTCGACGAGTCCAGAAAGCGAGCGCGACAGATGAGCGGCGGCCAGCAACAGCGCGTCGGCATCGCCCGCGCGCTGGTTCAACAGCCGAACATCCTGCTCGCGGACGAACCGGTGGCGAGCCTCGACCCCGGTAGCTCCCAGCAGGTGATGCGGTATCTCAGACAGGCGGCCAAAGAGCGCGGACTCACGGCGGCTATCAGCCTCCACCAGGTGAACCTCGCCCGGAAGTTCGGCGAGCGGTTCATCGGCCTCCGCGACGGCGAACTCGTCTTCGACGGCTACCGCGACGAGTTCTCGATGGACGTCATCGACGAGATTTACGGCGACATCGACACCGAGGGGATGTTCGAGGCGTCGGACGACGACGCCGACGGCAAGGCGGTGACGAAATGA
- a CDS encoding PhnD/SsuA/transferrin family substrate-binding protein — protein sequence MSDKFGWASNRRTFLKATGAAGIAGLAGCTDGGSDGDAGGDNQTGGNESGATAGEADSESVVRFILNPAEADVEITEQYQPMFEYLESEASVTIEPSRADSYTATLQAIRNDQGEIADTSPSAAIAGEDVVDVIGIRVAYGAAQYFSLITTTTDSGISQLSDLQGEQVYMGDILSVSGTLVPLTILKDAGLDIGNAPDGDAADFDAEYSDHTTAKEQMIARDDVAAATTGAFSTAAHVPKAQFDEMSQDFVDISAEYENAGTEDPELNLLAVSDPLPRAPLVSRSNWDDSVREDVEQAILNVSEDDLSHGDDYDGEPLWFTGVQEGTIDDYEPIAKVLDELGLEFEDLS from the coding sequence ATGTCCGACAAGTTCGGCTGGGCATCGAATCGACGTACGTTTCTGAAAGCAACCGGTGCGGCCGGTATCGCGGGGCTCGCCGGCTGTACCGACGGCGGATCCGACGGCGACGCGGGCGGGGACAACCAGACCGGCGGCAACGAATCGGGGGCGACGGCGGGCGAAGCCGACTCGGAGTCGGTCGTCCGGTTCATCCTCAACCCCGCCGAGGCCGACGTCGAGATCACCGAACAGTACCAGCCGATGTTCGAGTACCTCGAATCCGAGGCTTCGGTCACCATCGAACCGTCGCGCGCGGACAGCTACACCGCGACGCTACAGGCGATCCGAAACGACCAGGGCGAAATCGCCGACACCTCGCCCTCGGCGGCCATCGCCGGGGAGGACGTCGTCGACGTCATCGGCATCCGCGTCGCCTACGGCGCGGCGCAGTACTTCTCGCTCATCACGACGACGACCGACAGCGGCATCAGTCAGCTCTCCGACCTGCAGGGCGAACAGGTGTACATGGGCGACATCCTCTCGGTGAGCGGAACGCTCGTCCCCCTGACCATCCTCAAGGACGCCGGCCTCGACATCGGCAACGCGCCCGACGGTGACGCCGCCGACTTCGACGCGGAGTACTCCGACCACACGACGGCGAAAGAACAGATGATCGCCCGCGACGACGTCGCCGCCGCGACGACTGGCGCGTTCTCGACGGCCGCGCACGTCCCGAAGGCGCAGTTCGACGAGATGTCGCAGGACTTCGTCGACATCTCCGCGGAGTACGAGAACGCCGGTACCGAGGACCCCGAACTCAACCTGCTCGCGGTGTCGGACCCGCTGCCGCGCGCGCCGCTCGTCTCGCGCAGCAACTGGGACGATTCCGTCCGCGAGGACGTCGAACAGGCCATCCTGAACGTCTCCGAGGACGACCTCAGCCACGGCGACGACTACGACGGCGAGCCGCTGTGGTTCACCGGCGTCCAGGAGGGGACCATCGACGACTACGAACCGATCGCGAAGGTGCTCGACGAACTCGGTCTCGAGTTCGAAGACCTTTCGTAA
- a CDS encoding uracil-DNA glycosylase, with protein MDEMEGLCVRDCTRCPELVESRSRIVNGAGPEDADLVFLGEAPGANEDAEGEPFVGRSGSVLDDALRDVGLARADVRITNCVRCRPPENRDPKKEELANCRGYLETELQRVDPELVVTLGKVPSQHLLDRSVAVTKEAGTVEDVRIGEQSVRALVCLHPAATLYDRSQKETFEEVIARAADIADVGDGDGGQSSLGDF; from the coding sequence ATGGACGAGATGGAGGGACTCTGCGTCCGCGACTGCACGCGCTGTCCGGAACTGGTCGAGTCGCGGAGCCGAATCGTCAACGGCGCCGGCCCGGAGGACGCCGATTTGGTGTTTCTGGGCGAAGCGCCCGGTGCGAACGAGGACGCCGAGGGCGAGCCGTTCGTCGGCCGGTCGGGGAGCGTCCTCGACGACGCGCTCCGCGACGTCGGTCTCGCGCGCGCCGACGTACGAATCACCAACTGCGTCCGGTGTCGGCCGCCGGAGAACCGAGACCCGAAGAAGGAAGAGCTCGCCAACTGCCGCGGCTATTTAGAGACCGAACTGCAGCGCGTCGACCCCGAACTCGTCGTCACGCTCGGCAAAGTCCCCTCGCAGCATCTCCTCGACCGGTCGGTCGCGGTCACGAAGGAGGCCGGCACCGTCGAGGACGTCCGCATCGGCGAGCAGTCCGTTCGAGCGCTCGTCTGTCTGCATCCGGCGGCGACGCTGTACGACCGAAGCCAGAAGGAGACGTTCGAGGAGGTCATCGCCCGTGCGGCCGACATCGCCGACGTCGGCGACGGCGACGGCGGACAGTCGAGCCTCGGCGACTTCTAA
- a CDS encoding endonuclease dU has translation MKRGARALGLAFSDGDDRSVLGGVVVRADGVVDGVAFETCAVGGTDATSAVVSLSESLAREDVRVLVLAGIAPAWFNLVDLRVLHGAVSRPVLSVSFERSPGLDDALRAQFSGEALAERRRIYRAQPPRRRVVVGDETLFVRAVGCDDDAAAELVRAFTLEGGRPEPVRVARLAARGARRWAVDPSASADASDTGDGNDGADDETTES, from the coding sequence GTGAAACGCGGCGCGCGAGCGCTCGGCCTCGCGTTCTCGGACGGCGACGACCGGAGCGTCCTCGGCGGCGTCGTCGTGCGCGCGGACGGCGTCGTCGACGGCGTCGCGTTCGAGACCTGCGCGGTCGGCGGGACGGACGCGACGTCGGCGGTCGTCTCGCTGAGCGAGTCGCTCGCCAGAGAAGACGTCCGCGTTCTCGTTCTCGCGGGCATCGCGCCCGCGTGGTTCAACCTCGTCGACCTCCGAGTGCTCCACGGGGCCGTTTCCCGACCGGTGTTGTCGGTCTCCTTCGAGCGAAGCCCCGGACTGGACGATGCGCTCCGCGCGCAGTTTTCGGGCGAAGCACTCGCCGAGCGACGGCGAATCTACCGCGCGCAACCGCCGCGTCGCCGCGTCGTCGTCGGCGACGAGACGCTGTTCGTCAGGGCCGTCGGCTGCGACGACGACGCGGCCGCCGAACTCGTCCGCGCGTTCACGCTCGAGGGCGGACGGCCGGAACCCGTCCGCGTCGCGCGCCTCGCCGCCCGCGGGGCGCGTCGGTGGGCCGTCGACCCGTCGGCGTCGGCCGACGCGAGCGACACGGGCGACGGAAACGATGGCGCGGACGACGAAACGACCGAGAGTTAA
- a CDS encoding DUF5786 family protein, whose product MGFGSYDESEQENQEYSTDFDEEDGVATSENNHEGSVEFEIGASNEELLNTLKDIKSE is encoded by the coding sequence ATGGGCTTTGGGAGCTACGACGAATCCGAACAAGAGAACCAGGAGTACAGCACCGACTTCGACGAAGAAGACGGCGTTGCGACGAGTGAGAACAACCACGAGGGGAGCGTGGAGTTCGAGATCGGTGCGTCGAACGAGGAACTCCTGAACACCCTCAAAGACATCAAGAGCGAGTGA
- a CDS encoding MBL fold metallo-hydrolase: protein MEPICVTSDAEEFTCNAYLVLGEHPTLVDAGTMPGVVDAIREHTDELDAVVLTHQHTDHIGELDAVLDAFDADLYAYGDHPRRTHALEPDETVPIGDEMAEVVYTPGHASDHVSFVTETKLFSGDVVVYNDGAFDDGSFGRTDMAGQSRERLVESLHDLLDHLPETVTAMYAGHGDVFEAEEEGDGVRDVVERALERAERREPKYPEQ, encoded by the coding sequence ATGGAACCGATATGCGTCACCAGCGACGCCGAGGAGTTCACCTGTAACGCGTACCTCGTTCTCGGCGAACACCCGACGCTTGTCGACGCGGGGACGATGCCGGGCGTCGTCGACGCGATTCGAGAACACACCGACGAACTCGACGCCGTCGTGCTCACCCACCAGCACACGGACCACATCGGCGAACTCGACGCCGTCCTCGACGCGTTCGACGCTGACCTCTACGCCTACGGCGACCACCCGCGGCGGACGCACGCGCTCGAACCCGACGAGACGGTCCCCATCGGCGACGAGATGGCCGAAGTCGTCTACACGCCGGGGCACGCCTCCGACCACGTCTCGTTCGTCACCGAGACGAAACTGTTCAGCGGCGACGTCGTCGTCTACAACGACGGCGCGTTCGACGACGGGAGTTTCGGCCGCACCGACATGGCCGGGCAGTCCCGCGAGCGACTCGTCGAGAGCCTCCACGACCTGCTCGACCACCTCCCCGAGACGGTGACGGCGATGTACGCCGGCCACGGCGACGTGTTCGAGGCGGAAGAGGAGGGCGACGGCGTCCGCGACGTCGTCGAACGGGCGCTCGAACGAGCAGAGCGCCGCGAACCGAAGTACCCCGAGCAGTAG
- a CDS encoding DUF7475 family protein: MTNARNRRGDTVSLGRLHYVGVALALITGVIHLALGVPNVPSTLGVLFVLAGLGYVGGVVLLLRGVARRPLYLAGIGITVVQILAYVALNAGDLFSPVAVVDKVVQLALVGALVVLYRRET; encoded by the coding sequence ATGACGAACGCGCGGAACCGACGCGGCGACACCGTATCGCTGGGGAGATTGCACTACGTCGGTGTCGCGCTGGCGCTGATTACCGGTGTCATCCACCTCGCGCTCGGCGTCCCGAACGTCCCGAGCACGCTCGGCGTCCTGTTCGTGCTCGCCGGGCTCGGTTACGTCGGCGGCGTCGTGCTCTTGCTTCGCGGCGTCGCCAGACGACCGCTGTATCTCGCCGGCATCGGTATCACCGTCGTCCAGATTCTGGCCTACGTCGCGCTCAACGCCGGGGACCTGTTCAGTCCGGTCGCCGTCGTCGACAAGGTCGTACAGTTGGCACTCGTCGGCGCGCTCGTGGTGCTGTATAGAAGAGAGACCTGA
- a CDS encoding 50S ribosomal protein L40e: MPSFEHAVNRTLEKQICMRCNARNPMRTDFCRKCGYKHLRPKSKEPRNA, from the coding sequence ATGCCTAGCTTCGAGCACGCCGTCAACCGGACGCTGGAAAAACAGATCTGCATGCGCTGTAACGCCCGCAACCCGATGCGCACGGACTTCTGCCGCAAGTGCGGCTACAAGCACCTTCGACCGAAGTCGAAGGAACCGCGCAACGCCTGA